Proteins from a single region of Chryseobacterium scophthalmum:
- a CDS encoding metallophosphoesterase produces MKIQIISDLHQEFGLSDLSFDNADVVVLAGDINLGTQGIEWIKTKIPDKPVVYVLGNHEYYKGSYPKTLNKIKEASKTPM; encoded by the coding sequence ATGAAAATTCAAATCATCAGCGATTTGCATCAGGAATTCGGATTGTCTGATTTATCTTTTGATAACGCAGATGTTGTCGTATTGGCGGGAGACATTAATTTAGGAACACAAGGAATTGAGTGGATTAAAACTAAAATTCCCGATAAACCGGTGGTTTATGTCTTAGGAAACCATGAATATTACAAAGGTTCTTATCCGAAAACTTTAAACAAAATAAAAGAAGCCTCAAAAACTCCAATGTAA
- a CDS encoding metallophosphoesterase, which yields MEDSFVDIENIRFHGATLWTDFSIFGDPRYYGMTCQSVMNDYKKITRDPFYSKMRSIDTFKIHQFSKQWLKESLENSKGMKNIVVTHHAPSLQSVPEHFKKDPVTAAYASNLEDFISEHQPLYWIHGHIHTPTRYKIGETEIICNPHGYITEKYNGYDKELIIEI from the coding sequence TTGGAAGATTCTTTTGTGGATATTGAAAATATAAGATTTCACGGTGCTACTTTATGGACAGATTTTTCAATTTTTGGTGATCCGAGATATTACGGAATGACTTGTCAATCTGTGATGAATGATTATAAGAAAATCACTCGTGATCCTTTCTATTCAAAAATGCGAAGTATTGATACTTTTAAGATTCATCAGTTTTCAAAACAATGGCTCAAAGAAAGTTTGGAAAATTCAAAAGGAATGAAAAACATTGTGGTTACCCATCACGCTCCAAGTTTGCAATCGGTTCCTGAGCACTTTAAAAAAGATCCGGTTACTGCGGCGTATGCTTCCAATCTTGAAGATTTCATTTCCGAACATCAACCTCTTTATTGGATTCACGGTCATATTCACACGCCTACGAGATATAAAATAGGAGAGACCGAAATTATCTGTAATCCGCACGGTTACATTACCGAAAAATATAACGGTTACGATAAAGAATTGATTATTGAAATTTGA
- a CDS encoding saccharopine dehydrogenase family protein codes for MKGKILIVGGYGAVGSSIAERLMKMYPHQVIIAGRSFSKAHAKAEQFQNKVIPQQLDVNNSKDLSILNDVELVIMCLDQQNTDFVEHCIFKGISYIDISADYQNLQKIEKLHCLAEQNNTTVVLSVGLAPGITNLLAQYVVSQMKNVESVDIFVLLGLGEKHGDHAYQWTFDNVDSNYTLKIHDEEKNVKSFTEPLKTNLLGNRNFYLFNFSDQHVLLNALDVPKVQTRMAFDVEWFTELTAFLRKLRITKLFRNKKVQDFAIQSFKNFPMGTDVFGVKVIGKNKNGNSKVVSVTGNNEGRITASVAAEIAILILNENLPKGVFHSHQLVKDIPTFLNKLKNYDYGFQINIQ; via the coding sequence ATGAAAGGGAAAATATTAATTGTTGGCGGTTACGGTGCAGTGGGAAGTTCTATTGCAGAGCGTTTAATGAAAATGTATCCGCATCAGGTTATTATTGCGGGGAGAAGTTTTTCGAAAGCTCACGCAAAAGCAGAGCAGTTTCAAAATAAAGTAATTCCACAGCAGTTAGATGTGAATAATTCTAAGGATCTTTCTATTTTAAATGACGTAGAATTGGTTATTATGTGTCTTGATCAGCAGAATACGGATTTTGTGGAACATTGTATTTTCAAAGGAATTTCATACATCGATATTTCGGCTGATTACCAGAATTTACAGAAAATTGAAAAGCTGCATTGTTTAGCAGAGCAAAATAATACAACAGTAGTTTTAAGTGTAGGCCTAGCTCCCGGAATTACCAATCTCTTAGCGCAATATGTTGTTTCTCAAATGAAAAATGTAGAATCTGTTGATATATTTGTTCTTTTAGGTTTAGGTGAAAAACATGGCGATCATGCCTATCAATGGACGTTTGACAATGTAGATTCAAATTATACACTGAAAATACATGATGAGGAAAAAAACGTAAAAAGTTTTACAGAGCCTTTGAAAACCAATCTTTTAGGAAACAGAAATTTTTATCTTTTTAATTTTTCAGATCAGCATGTTTTGCTTAATGCTTTGGATGTTCCGAAAGTGCAGACGAGAATGGCTTTTGATGTGGAATGGTTTACAGAACTTACTGCATTTCTCAGAAAATTACGGATTACCAAACTTTTCAGAAATAAAAAAGTTCAGGATTTTGCGATTCAAAGTTTTAAAAATTTTCCGATGGGAACAGATGTTTTCGGAGTAAAAGTTATAGGTAAAAACAAAAATGGAAACTCAAAAGTGGTAAGCGTTACAGGAAATAATGAAGGTAGAATTACAGCATCCGTTGCTGCAGAAATTGCAATTTTAATTCTTAATGAAAATCTTCCAAAAGGTGTTTTTCACAGTCATCAATTGGTAAAAGATATTCCGACTTTTTTAAATAAGCTTAAAAACTACGATTATGGTTTCCAAATAAATATTCAATAA
- a CDS encoding DUF2652 domain-containing protein codes for MENTNINSGIILIPDFSGFTEFVFNTKLYTGEYIVKQLLSILIDVNNQYFNISEIEGDAILFYRYDNQPSYKKISGMLRNMRKAFNMKIQELSEMLNTTIELSLKFIVHYGKFSQYNIGSFKKLYGKPIVEAHQMLKNGFAEQPSYALYSHSFLEKSKRSVTIGEMELFEFGGIEYFENRIIETGNFKSN; via the coding sequence ATGGAGAATACAAACATCAACAGCGGAATTATTTTGATTCCCGATTTCAGTGGATTTACTGAATTTGTGTTCAATACAAAACTTTATACCGGCGAATATATTGTAAAACAACTACTTTCTATTTTGATTGATGTAAACAATCAGTATTTTAATATTTCGGAAATTGAGGGCGATGCGATTTTATTTTATCGTTACGACAATCAACCTTCGTACAAAAAGATTTCCGGAATGCTGAGAAATATGAGAAAGGCTTTCAATATGAAAATTCAGGAATTAAGCGAAATGTTGAATACAACCATTGAATTATCATTAAAATTCATTGTTCACTACGGAAAATTTTCACAGTACAATATCGGAAGTTTCAAAAAACTCTATGGGAAACCTATTGTAGAAGCGCATCAAATGCTGAAAAATGGTTTTGCTGAACAGCCTTCTTATGCTTTGTATAGTCATTCTTTTCTGGAAAAAAGCAAAAGATCAGTTACCATCGGCGAAATGGAATTATTTGAGTTCGGTGGAATTGAGTATTTTGAGAATAGGATAATTGAAACAGGTAATTTTAAATCTAATTAA
- a CDS encoding T9SS type A sorting domain-containing protein translates to MRNFLLSCLLVFGIGISAQTILLEDNFDTVTTGSTGSWTGTNIGTLSVYPYNAFYVQSGCTSNLISVRTMQVTGVTSATAVNCSYQNVSATNTGFAALIYRMVDTTSYSNLKLSYKWRCGGETDQDYGQLVYSIDKINWIPVSTKLQGQTTTQTITDLALPAGAENAVIYIGWLFYANTTTATQPGLSIDDVKITGVAPTSCSGTPNTGTVSLSSYIGKSGTPITTSALAVSAGGGITYQWQSSIDNGTSWSDVSSATTPSSSITPTGNFGSSILYRLKTMCASSGQNAVSNTVTYKFDYCSVSADASANKFPVTSVKIGTLEKVSGTTPGPTTLPQEYFLQDATNFTVTQADNVTMDVKVFAGTNRMGLTFFIDWNNDGDFDDTNEAFNTTTPLTGTGTTANNFPLIPATFTVPSNAVVGNLRMRIKTNYFPTTNNTTQLATLSSACSNVINGQSEDHILTVNAQQSLAVSDIDKTGNLSVYPNPFSGILNISDIKGVKSISINDISGREVKSLVPAREINLSDLKTGLYIVNLKMNDGSIKPFKVIKK, encoded by the coding sequence ATGAGAAATTTTTTACTATCATGCCTTTTAGTATTTGGAATTGGCATTTCTGCGCAAACAATACTTTTAGAAGACAATTTTGACACCGTTACTACAGGCTCCACAGGAAGTTGGACAGGAACCAACATTGGAACTTTATCTGTTTATCCTTATAATGCTTTTTACGTTCAAAGTGGATGTACTTCTAATTTAATAAGTGTAAGAACAATGCAGGTCACAGGCGTCACCTCAGCTACTGCTGTTAACTGTTCATATCAAAATGTTTCTGCAACTAATACAGGATTTGCAGCCTTAATTTATCGTATGGTAGACACCACTTCGTACTCTAACCTTAAATTATCTTACAAATGGCGATGTGGAGGAGAAACAGATCAGGACTACGGACAATTAGTATACTCTATAGATAAGATCAATTGGATACCTGTAAGCACCAAATTACAAGGACAGACCACAACCCAGACTATTACAGATTTAGCTTTACCGGCAGGAGCCGAAAATGCTGTGATTTACATCGGATGGCTTTTCTATGCTAACACAACCACTGCTACACAACCAGGCTTGAGTATTGATGATGTTAAGATTACGGGAGTTGCTCCTACCTCTTGCTCAGGAACACCCAATACAGGTACTGTTAGTTTATCTTCATATATAGGAAAATCTGGAACACCAATTACAACTTCTGCTTTAGCAGTTTCTGCAGGTGGAGGTATTACCTATCAATGGCAGAGTTCTATAGATAATGGAACTTCATGGAGTGATGTTTCTTCTGCAACCACACCTTCTTCAAGTATTACTCCAACAGGAAATTTCGGAAGTTCTATACTTTACAGATTAAAAACAATGTGCGCAAGTTCAGGACAGAATGCTGTTTCCAATACGGTTACTTATAAGTTTGACTATTGTAGTGTTTCTGCAGATGCAAGTGCTAATAAATTTCCAGTTACCTCAGTAAAAATTGGAACCTTGGAAAAAGTCTCAGGTACAACCCCAGGTCCTACAACACTGCCACAAGAATATTTCTTACAGGATGCTACAAACTTTACTGTTACTCAAGCCGACAATGTAACTATGGATGTAAAGGTTTTTGCAGGCACCAACAGAATGGGTCTCACATTTTTTATCGATTGGAATAATGACGGAGATTTTGATGATACCAATGAAGCTTTTAATACTACGACTCCTTTAACTGGTACTGGTACAACTGCAAACAACTTCCCACTTATACCAGCAACTTTTACAGTTCCTTCTAATGCTGTCGTAGGTAATTTGAGAATGAGAATAAAAACCAATTATTTCCCAACTACCAACAATACTACTCAATTAGCAACATTAAGTTCAGCTTGTAGTAATGTAATAAATGGACAATCAGAAGATCACATCTTAACAGTAAATGCCCAGCAATCTTTAGCCGTCTCTGATATTGACAAAACGGGAAATCTATCTGTGTACCCGAATCCGTTCTCAGGTATTCTTAATATCTCTGATATTAAAGGAGTCAAATCTATTTCCATAAACGATATTTCAGGAAGAGAAGTTAAATCTCTTGTACCTGCTAGAGAAATAAACCTTTCAGATTTGAAAACCGGTTTATACATCGTTAATCTTAAAATGAATGATGGCAGCATCAAACCATTCAAAGTAATCAAAAAATAA
- a CDS encoding type IA DNA topoisomerase: MKLCIAEKPSVARDIAKVLGATMPKQGYMEGNGYCVTWTFGHLCTLKEPHDYGPQYKSWNLFLLPIIPQSFGIKLIPNKGVENQFKVIEKLVAECDEVINCGDAGQEGELIQRWVLQKAKCDKPVQRLWISSLTEEAIKEGFEKLKPAEDYKNLYLAGNARAIGDWLLGINATRLFTKKFGGNKAVLSIGRVQTPTLAMLVQRQKEIDAFSTEEYWELKTKYRDVIFNAAIDRLKTLDRAEKGLEYLKLNAFEILSFEIKEGKEKNPRLFDLTGLQVEANKKFGYSADSTLKYIQSLYEKKHVTYPRVDTTYLSESLYPKIGGILQSMVIYKDLISPLLEQPIPKSKAVFDDAKVTDHHAIIPTEIPPSHNLTREEKMIYDLIAKRFIAVFYPECKISNTLVEAQVGTIPFKTSGRQILEPGWRAVYARDAKEEPTDKEKDKEEEQTIPEFKVGETGPHEPMIHQGKTSPPKPYTEATLLRAMETAGKQVDDEELREMLKNNGIGRPSTRANIIETLFKRKYIEKKRKNLIATQTGIQLIDTIEDELLKSPELTGEWELKLRKIESGEYEANQFKDELIQMVTELTKKVVDGKAKVFTLHEEKEEVKEKKKREPAVKKELQSWEETQCPKCKSHNLMKGKTAVGCSDFKNCGFKVSFDIFGKKLSDKQLMDLVLKGKTSKLKGFTTHPESLTEGIVSISPEFLTVLL; this comes from the coding sequence ATGAAACTTTGTATTGCCGAAAAACCCAGTGTTGCCAGAGATATTGCCAAAGTATTGGGCGCAACCATGCCCAAACAAGGCTATATGGAAGGAAATGGCTATTGTGTAACATGGACTTTCGGACATTTGTGCACCTTAAAAGAACCTCACGATTACGGTCCGCAATACAAATCCTGGAATTTGTTTTTGCTGCCAATTATTCCTCAAAGTTTCGGAATCAAATTAATTCCTAATAAAGGCGTTGAAAATCAGTTTAAAGTAATAGAAAAATTAGTAGCCGAATGTGATGAGGTTATCAATTGCGGGGATGCCGGTCAAGAGGGAGAACTTATTCAAAGATGGGTTTTGCAGAAAGCAAAATGCGATAAACCTGTACAGCGTTTGTGGATCTCGTCTTTGACAGAAGAAGCGATCAAGGAAGGTTTTGAAAAATTGAAACCAGCCGAAGATTACAAAAATCTTTATCTAGCAGGAAATGCAAGAGCAATAGGAGACTGGTTGTTGGGAATCAATGCAACACGACTTTTCACTAAAAAATTTGGTGGAAATAAAGCGGTTTTATCGATTGGAAGAGTGCAAACTCCGACTTTGGCGATGTTGGTTCAGCGTCAGAAAGAAATTGATGCGTTCTCAACCGAAGAATATTGGGAACTGAAAACCAAATATCGTGACGTTATTTTCAACGCAGCGATTGACCGTTTAAAAACATTAGACCGAGCTGAAAAAGGTTTGGAATATCTAAAGCTGAATGCTTTTGAAATTCTTTCATTTGAAATTAAAGAAGGAAAAGAAAAGAATCCAAGACTTTTTGATTTGACCGGACTTCAGGTAGAAGCCAATAAAAAGTTTGGGTATTCTGCAGACAGCACTTTAAAATATATTCAGAGTCTTTACGAGAAAAAGCACGTGACTTATCCGCGTGTTGATACGACGTATCTATCGGAAAGCTTATATCCGAAAATTGGAGGGATTCTTCAAAGTATGGTTATTTACAAAGATTTGATTTCACCTTTGCTGGAACAGCCGATTCCAAAATCGAAAGCGGTGTTTGATGATGCAAAAGTAACCGATCACCACGCAATTATTCCGACCGAAATTCCGCCTTCTCACAATTTAACGAGAGAAGAGAAAATGATTTATGATTTAATTGCGAAGCGTTTTATCGCCGTTTTTTATCCTGAATGTAAAATTTCAAATACTTTGGTTGAAGCGCAGGTTGGAACAATTCCTTTTAAAACAAGCGGAAGACAGATTCTTGAACCGGGTTGGAGAGCAGTTTATGCAAGAGATGCCAAAGAAGAACCGACCGATAAAGAAAAAGATAAGGAAGAAGAACAGACGATTCCTGAATTTAAAGTTGGGGAAACCGGACCACACGAACCGATGATTCATCAGGGGAAAACTTCGCCACCAAAGCCCTACACCGAAGCAACTTTGCTTCGAGCGATGGAAACTGCCGGAAAACAAGTCGATGACGAAGAACTTCGTGAAATGCTCAAAAATAACGGAATCGGAAGACCGTCAACCCGTGCAAACATTATCGAAACACTTTTCAAAAGAAAATATATTGAAAAGAAAAGAAAAAATCTTATCGCTACCCAAACCGGAATTCAATTGATTGATACCATCGAAGACGAATTGCTGAAAAGCCCGGAATTAACAGGGGAATGGGAATTAAAACTTCGTAAAATTGAAAGTGGTGAATACGAAGCTAATCAGTTCAAAGATGAATTGATACAAATGGTGACCGAATTGACCAAAAAAGTAGTCGACGGAAAAGCAAAAGTTTTCACTTTACATGAAGAAAAAGAAGAAGTTAAGGAAAAGAAAAAACGTGAGCCAGCCGTAAAAAAAGAATTACAGTCTTGGGAAGAAACACAATGCCCAAAATGCAAATCACACAATCTGATGAAAGGTAAAACCGCAGTCGGATGTTCCGATTTTAAAAACTGCGGCTTTAAAGTTTCATTTGATATTTTCGGTAAAAAACTTTCCGATAAACAATTGATGGATTTAGTTTTAAAAGGAAAAACTTCAAAATTAAAAGGATTCACAACACATCCCGAGAGTTTAACGGAAGGAATTGTTTCGATATCACCTGAATTTCTAACAGTTTTACTATAA
- a CDS encoding helix-hairpin-helix domain-containing protein — protein MKKNYYQKMAFLGMLLLVLLGFQKYTDKSDKPFPEVTFISESLPVESLSEFDPNDLDENQWQKLGFSEKQTATILKYKKIVGGKFLSKEQLKKCFAVSEEKYSQLSSFILLPETNLEAKSGNSGFKTYEKKSLNITRKFNPDQLSQTDWENMGFSEKQAAAILKYKNYLGGSFVSKEKFKECFIINEENYAKLEPYLILPAKTPANFNTYAEKSNSSKTKTAQTIFDPNTLDVKGWMALGFSEKQANVIVNYRDRNLKGSFKTLEDIKNCFVISAEKFEELKPFIRLNASTMAKNSDDKKPEPKQEKTDFSKTDMNSITFKQLLEFGLDEKSAGSMIGFRKKLGGFMTKEQIMETYNIDKELVQKLLSITPLDNSKVERYTLVDAPEEWLKNHPYFKYSADKIIYYRISNPDDKKIWKLLKTKPEYEARMRLYLK, from the coding sequence ATGAAAAAAAATTACTATCAAAAGATGGCATTTCTCGGAATGTTATTGCTTGTTCTACTTGGATTTCAAAAATATACAGACAAATCCGACAAGCCTTTTCCCGAAGTCACATTTATTTCTGAAAGTTTACCTGTAGAATCTTTATCTGAATTTGATCCCAACGATTTAGATGAAAATCAATGGCAAAAGCTCGGATTTTCTGAAAAACAAACCGCAACAATTTTAAAATACAAGAAAATTGTTGGCGGAAAATTCCTTTCAAAAGAGCAACTCAAAAAATGCTTTGCCGTTTCGGAAGAAAAATATTCTCAGTTGAGTTCTTTTATTTTATTACCTGAAACCAATCTGGAAGCAAAATCCGGAAATTCAGGTTTTAAAACTTATGAGAAGAAATCTTTAAATATCACAAGAAAATTTAATCCTGATCAACTTTCACAAACCGATTGGGAAAACATGGGATTCTCTGAAAAACAAGCCGCTGCAATTCTGAAATATAAAAATTACTTAGGCGGAAGCTTTGTGAGTAAAGAGAAATTCAAAGAATGCTTTATCATTAATGAAGAAAACTATGCGAAACTTGAGCCTTATTTAATTCTTCCCGCAAAAACTCCAGCGAATTTCAATACTTATGCTGAAAAGTCTAATTCATCTAAAACTAAAACAGCACAAACCATCTTTGACCCAAATACTTTGGATGTAAAAGGTTGGATGGCTTTAGGATTTTCAGAAAAACAGGCAAATGTAATCGTGAATTACCGTGACAGAAATCTGAAAGGAAGTTTTAAAACTTTAGAAGATATTAAAAATTGCTTTGTTATTTCTGCAGAAAAGTTTGAAGAATTAAAACCTTTCATCAGACTGAATGCTTCTACAATGGCGAAAAACTCTGATGATAAAAAACCTGAACCAAAACAGGAAAAAACTGATTTTTCAAAAACAGATATGAATTCAATTACGTTTAAACAGCTTTTAGAATTTGGTTTGGATGAGAAAAGTGCAGGTTCAATGATCGGTTTCAGAAAAAAACTAGGCGGATTTATGACCAAAGAACAAATCATGGAAACCTACAATATTGATAAGGAATTGGTTCAAAAATTATTAAGCATTACTCCACTCGATAATTCAAAAGTTGAACGATATACTCTCGTTGATGCACCCGAAGAATGGCTGAAAAACCATCCTTATTTCAAATATTCCGCAGACAAAATTATTTATTACAGAATCAGCAATCCCGATGATAAAAAAATCTGGAAGTTATTGAAAACTAAGCCAGAATATGAAGCGAGGATGAGGCTTTATTTAAAGTAG